A window of the Eriocheir sinensis breed Jianghai 21 unplaced genomic scaffold, ASM2467909v1 Scaffold45, whole genome shotgun sequence genome harbors these coding sequences:
- the LOC126992356 gene encoding paternally-expressed gene 3 protein-like, with protein MRLKEFEKSNTRRGNLKRVTQEEGIEKSNTEEGIEKSNTEEGIEKSNTEEGIEKSNTEEGIEKSNTEEGIEKSYTEEGIEKSYTEEGIEKSYTEEGIEKSYTEEGIEKSNTEEGIEKSNTEEGIEKSYTEEGIERVTQKKVLKRVTQKKVLKRVTQKKVLKRVTQKKVLKRVTQKKVLKRVTQKKVLKRVTQKKVLKRVTQKKVLKRVRQKKVLKRVTQEEGI; from the exons aaggaatttgaaaagagtaacacaagaagagggaatttgaaaagagttacacaagaagaaggtattgaaaagagtaacacagaagaag gtattgaaaagagtaacacagaagaaggtattgaaaagagtaacacagaagaaggtattgaaaagagtaacacagaagaaggtattgaaaagagtaacacagaagaaggtattgaaaagagttacacagaagaaggtattgaaaagagttacacagaagaaggtattgaaaagagttacacagaagaaggtattgaaaagagttacacagaagaaggtattgaaaagagtaacacagaagaaggtattgaaaagagtaacacagaagaaggtattgaaaagagttacacagaagaaggtattgaaagagttacacagaagaag gtattgaaaagagttacacagaagaaggtattgaaaagagttacacagaagaaggtattgaaaagagtaacacagaagaag gtattgaaaagagttacacagaagaaggtattgaaaagagttacacagaagaaggtattgaaaagagttacacagaagaaggtattgaaaagagttacacagaagaaggtattgaaaagagttagacagaagaaggtattgaaaagagtaacacaagaagaaggaatttga